cacacaaaagctaaaaacacacataaacgccaaaaacacacataaatgctaaaaacacacacgaatgctaaaaacacacacaaaagctaaaaacacacataaacgctaaaaacacacacgaatgctaaaaacacacacaaaagctaaaaacacacacgaatgctaaaaacacacacaaaagctaaaaacacacataaacactaaaaacacacataaacgccaaaaacacacataaacgctaaaaacacacacgaatgctaaaaacacacacaaaagctaaaaacacacacaaaagctaaaaacacacataaatgctaaaaacacacacacaaacgctaaaaacacacacaaaagctaaaaacacacataaacgctaaaaacacacacgaatgctaaaaacacacacaaaagctaaaaacacacataaatgctaaaaacacacacacaaacgctaaaaacacacacaaaagctaaaaacacacataaatgctaaaaacacacacacaaacgctaaaaacacacacaaaagctaaaaaACTGTCTTCAGAGGTATGGAAAGATTCAACCTTCAGGGTCGGCAGCGTTCACCttcagtcgccccccccctccccgagcgTTCACCttcagtcgccccccccctccccgagcgTTCACCttcagtcgccccccccctccccgagcgTTCACCttcagtcgccccccccctccccgagcgTTCACCttcagtcgcccccccccctgatacTCTCCGGTAACGACAGTCGGTCCGAAGGTACGACTCGTCCTGAGAGGGACCACCTGAGCTCCGGCAGCACACCTGGAGTCGTTGGTTCTGACTTATCGGATCTTCTGGGTCCGGCTCAGAGACTGACAGCTGGGTGTGCTGAAGGAAACAGGATTCTAAGAATAGCCGAGGTCCGATGATAATAGCAGGAGGCGTGAGAGGGGAGCACAGCTGAGGGCTGAAACCAGACCCCCCCTCGCTCGCTCTATTCCTACTCAACCTTTAACTCGCCCGTTCCTTTAAAACCCCCGAATCAGGACACCGACAGGTCCCCCGGCCCGGAGGcggtctctgattggctccggTGGAACGACCACGGCGTAGCTTTCAGGTTCGTGTGGGCGGGCCGGTCGGACACGGGGGGCCGGCGTTTCAGCAGGACAGGATCAGAGATCCAAAATGTTTCATCAGCATGGTTCTGGTtgagttctggttctgtttgttCCCTTCAGCCCTCTGCAGACGGACTCTGTGAAGACAAGAGGACGATTGCCCAGCCGGAAGCTAAAAGGAGCCCGGCACCAGCCGGAGGAGGAAAGGACTCCTCAACGGGTCGCCTCCTCGCCACGCAAACGCCAACGGGTTCAAAGGAGCTGGGCGAGAACCGACAACCCGGCCTCGACCCAAACGTTCTGACAATCGCTCAGAGCGGAAGCGCCGGGTTCGCCGGGACTTCAGTTCCTCGGGGTGTCGGAGGTCAGAATGCTGACGATGATTGTGAGAACCCCTCCCCACGGGGTCGACCCGCCTCGGGCGCTGGAGGGGCTTTGACCATCGAGGACATTCACCACCTGGGCAGGGTGCTGGCGAACGTGGCTGCTGTCCCGTCAGATCGATTCTTCTGCTCAGAGTCGGGCCGGGTCGGCGTCATCACGTTAGAGTTAAACGACCCGTTCGTCCCACGGACCGCAAAACCCGAGTTCCGGTTCCTTTGGAATAAAACAGCGGGAAGGATGCCCCACAAAAGCCACAAGTCCACGTCAGAGGGCAGGACACGCCCCAGAAAGGACCCGCCTGCGGGTCATCAGCATGGCGGACAAGCTCGCCATGCTTCCAAAAAGCAAGACCCTCATCCTCCAAGCAAGGAGAAGCAAACCGGTCCCACTGGACCCCAGGACACAGAGGCGGGGCCGGCGGCAGCCGGGCGGGCCGAGAAGGTTCCCGCGAAGCCACACGGCAAGAAGCAGCAGCAAGGAGCCAAAGGTGCGCCGGCGTCACCTGCCGAAGAGGACAAAGCTCAAAACGCCGCTGCTGCGGCTGCGTTAGCATCCCAGCTACCACAGGCTAACGCTAAAGGACAACCTCCACGCACAGATGCCCCGCCCAAAGGCTTCCCCAGCCTCCTGAGCGAGGACGCTAAAAGACGACGCCTGTCAGACCAGAAGTTTGGGAAGATTTTCAGTGTTTTTGAATCAAAACTACAAAAACCAGAAGTTTCCGTTCAGTcaaagggggcggagccaaagGCAGCAGGGCCGCCTCCCAAGAAGGCCTACAGCGAGGTGGTCAAACAGAAGGCCCCGCCTAAGGAGGGTGAGAGAGACGTCACGCTTGCATCGCTCGAGGAGCAGCGTTCACTTTGTTCTCCTCCTGGCAGGGGCGGAGCCAAAGGTGGTGACGGCCATCCAGGTGCAGGCCGTGGGCGGAGACCCGCAGAGCTTGAGCCTGTGGTGTCGCTTTTCGGCCGTCCTCTCCCAACACACTGTCACCTGGAGCCGAGACGGCGTCGTCCTCTCTGCGATCAAGAGAAGGTATTGGATTGATTTGAATCTATTGATCAGACGTCAGCGTCTCCGTGACTCGACCTTTCTCTGAAGGGCAGGAGACGAGAGCCGATCGTCCCTCGTCGTCTCCAATGCGTCCCACAAGCACCTGGGGAAGTACCAGTGTCACCTCAGCGGTCCGCGCGGGGGCGTCGCCCTGGACTACCTGCTGACGTGTGACGGTAGGACTGGAGCTCACCTGGTTGAAGTGGAAACGGAAGGAGAGTTTAAAACACACGTCTTCTGCTCCTCAGTGCTCAGCGAAACCGTCGTCCCGCCGGGCCACGCCTCCTCAGGTGAGTCGGGCTgtgggtggtgcagtgggtagtgtgtgtgtgtgtggttgctgtGGAGGCGGAGGTGGACCCACCTGTGGGTGTTCCGTGTAGCCGCTCCTGTCCCGCGTGAAGACGAGGACGTCCGCTGCTCCCAGCTGCTCTTCAAAGACGACTTCCTGTCCGACCAATCGTTTGGGGAGAACCTGCCTGTCAGCATCATCACCGAAAAGGTCCACTTCGGGGAGGGGATGCACCGGCGGGCTTTCCGGACCAAGCTGCACGCCGGCCAGGCGGCGCTGCGTCTCCCCGGAGACGCCGGCGTCCTCAAAGTCCACAACGCCATCAGCTACGGGACCAAGAACAACGAGGAGCTGCTCCAGAAGAACTTCAGCTTGGcggtggaggtgaggaagagcaCCGTGCCGGCTTCAGGAGGACACACAAGCACGCGGGCGTCACATGACACCAAGGATTAATGACGACTTATCGATTAGTATTCCCTCCTGTTTCGTCTTGAAGGAGTGTCGGGTCCAGAACACGGCCCGGAAATACATGCAGGCCTACCGGAGCGCCGCGCAGGCGCTGGAGGCGTTCGGAGACGTCCCAGAGTGAGTCGCAcaacgcaacacaacacaaaataacacaaaataacacaaagcaaaacaacacaaaataacacaaagcaaaataacacaaaataacacaaagcaaaacaacacaaaataacacaaaataacacaaagcaaaacaacacaaaataacacaaagcaaaataacacaaaataacacaaaatatcacaacacaacacaaaataacacaaagcaaaataacacaaagcaaaataacacaaaacaacacaacacaacacaaaataatgcaaaataaacacaacagaacgcaaaataacacaaaacaacacaaagcaaaacaacacaaaataacacaaagcaaaataacacaaagcaaaacaacacaacacaatgcaaaataacacaaaacaacacaacacaacacaaaataacacaatgcaaaataacacaaagcaaaataacacaatgtaacacaacacaacgcagtaCTGTCGAATAATGTCAAATCCTCAGAGGTTGTTTGATTCATGCCCCGCCCCCAGGATCATCCCCGTCTACCTGGTTCACCGCCCGTCCAATCACGTCCCTTACGccacgctggaggaggagctgattgGCGACTTCGTCAAGTATTCGGTGAAGGACGGGAAGGAGCTGACCCTGCGGAGACGCGCCTCGGAGGCGGGGCGGAAGTGCTGCTCGTTCCAGCACTGGGTCCACCGGCAGACGGGGGGGCACCTGCTGGTCACCGACATGCAAGGTGGGGGCGCCGGAAACGGGCCGGAAACGGGCCGCTGCGCGCTGGCTCCCCCTCTGGGACGAACGCTGACGTTGTCTGGTTGCTATGGTTTCCAGGGGTGGGCCGCTGCGCGCTGGCTCCCCCTCTGGGACGAACGCTGACGTTGTCTGGTTGCTATGGTTTCCAGGGGTGGGGATGAGGCTCACCGACGTGGGAATTGCCACCTCGAGGAAAGGGTGAGTTTTACCGGGCCGTTGATGGGCGGAGACCATCGATCTATGACGTCACCGACCGGCGGCTCCTCCTCCCCAGATATCAAGGGTTCCGCGGGAACTGCTCCGCCTCGTCCATCGAGCAGTTCAGAGCGCTGCACCAGTGCAACCAGTACTGCGAGCTCCTGGGCCTCGAGCACCTGACCCCCCCGGCACCCCCCACCTCCAAGAAGAAGGCGTGAAGGGGACCTCATAGGGGGGGGACCACAACACCCGATCATTATACTGGTCCGCTTTTGGAACCTGAACTGGGACGTCTTGATcgagtttattttcattcagaGAGTTGTTGTCACGTGACGTTCTCATtctcattagtgtgtgtgtgtgtgtgtgtgtgtgtgtgtggggggttaATTACAGCTGGAATCTCTGATTTTTAATGGATGCAAATCATGTTCTAGTTGATTTATCACGTggaaaacagcacaaacacacaaacacacacaaacagcacaaacacacacaaacacacacaaacagcacaaacagcacaaacggcacaaacacacaaacagcacaaacagcacaaacagcacaaacagcacaaacacacacaaacagcacaaacggcacaaacacacacaaacacacaaacacacaaacggcacaaacacacaaacagcacaaacagcacaaacggcacaaacacacacaaacagcacaaacacacacacacagcacaaacacacacaaacagcacaaacagcacaaacacacaaacacacacacagcacaaacacacaaacggcacaaacacacaaacagcacaaacagcacaaacggcacaaacacacacaaacggcacaaacacacacaaacacacacaaacacacaaacacacaaacggcacaaacacacaaacagcacaaacggcacaaacacacacaaacggcacaaacacacaaacagcacaaacagcacaaacggcacaaacacacacaaacggcacaaacacacaaacagcacaaacacacaaacacacacacagcacaaacagcacaaatggcacaaacacacacaaacgcacaaacacacaaacagcacaaacacacacaaacagcacaaacacacaaacagcacaaacacacacacacagcacaaacacacacaaacggcacaaacacacacacacagcacaaacacacacaaacggcacaaacacacacacacagcacaaacacacacaaacgcacaaacacacaaacagcacaaacacacaaacagcacaaacacacaaacagcacaaacacacacaaacagcacaaacacacaaacggcacaaacacacaaacagcacaaacacacacaaacggcacaaacacacaaacagcacaaacacacaaacacacacacagcacaaacacacaaacagcacaaacacacaaacagcacaaacacacaaacacacacacagcacaaacacacaaacggcacaaacacacaaacagcacaaacacacaaacacacacacagcacaaacacacaaacacacacaaacgcacaaacacacaaacagcacaaacacacacaaacgcacaaacacacaaacagcacaaacacacacaaacagcacaaacacacaaacagcacaaacacacacacacagcacaaacacgcacacacacagcgcaaacacacacaaacggcacaaacacacaaacagcacaaacacacacaaacggcacaaacacacaaacagcacaaacacacacacagcacaaacacacaaacagcacaaacacacacaaacggcacaaacacacacaaacacacacaaacgcacaaacacacaaacagcacaaacacacaaacagcacaaacagcacaaacagcacaaacacacaaacagcacaaacacacaaacagcacaaacacacaaacacacaaacagcacaaacacacaaacacacaaacagcacaaacacacacaaacggcacaaacacacacaaacacacacaaacgcacaaacacacaaacagcacaaacacacaaacagcacaaacacacaaacagcacaaacagcacaaacacacaaacagcacaaacacacaaacagcacaaacagcacaaacacacaaacagcacaaacacacaaacagcacaaacggcacaaacacacacaaacacacacaaacgcacaaacacacaaacagcacaaacacacacaaacacacacacacatcaatggaGCCTTCCGGACACTGGAAGACGTGGGCCaccgtcctcatcctcatcatcatcatttcagaCATCACGGAACGTCCCTGTTCAAGTCTGTCCACGTCGCTACGAGGACGTGTCTGTCCCTTCCCACCATTTATTTCTTGGACAAGACGTTTATTGATCAGCGCGGATGAGGACAGCTGTCCAACAAGAAAGCATCGCAAGGACACGACACACGTCTGTCcacatgttggggggggggtgtctccaGCACCAGAGAACCGGGTCCCAGTCAGAACGAGCGAGACGCCGTCTATTTTCAGCCACTTCCGGGACATGCAGGGAGGCTGGCCGGGGTCAGGAGCCCGGGGGACAGCAGCCCAGGGGACAGCAGCCCGGCGTGCAGGTACGcaggtgaaacaggaagtgagcgaTCACGCCGGAGCTATTTAGTGTGATAATGGCGTTTGACGCTGAGGACACAAACACCATTGTCACACTCCACAGCTCTGGAGGAAGGAAGTCATGGAAGACAAAGTGCCGCCGAACCCTGGGGGGGTCCCTCTGCAATAGAAGCATAGAATaaagagcgggggggggggggggggctgaccggGGGTCAGCAGCAGCCGTGGGGGACAAAGCCAAAGCCCCGCGAAGATCATGATCCAAGCCCTGAAACTCACCTCCGTGTCTTCTCCCGGGGGGGTCGTCCTCTCACTCCCGACTCGCCTCCCCTCTGTCCTGtccccctctcctctgtccAGCCAGTGGCtgtcccccccccggctcctctcctctgtccacCCAGcggctgtccccccccccggctcctctcctctgtccacCCAGCGGCTGTCCCccggctcctctcctctgtccacCCAGCGGCtgtcccccccccggctcctctcctctgtccacCCAGCGGCtgtcccccccccggctcctctcctctgtccacCCAGCGGCtgtcccccccccggctcctctCCCCGAGCTGCCGTCCCTCAGGCGGTCCGCGGTGCGTTTGGGTTCGACGCTGCGCCGGCCAAGTCTTTATAGACTCAGCAGAGTTTGGACAAACAGCCAGTTCCACAGGAGTGATAAGCTACACGGGAAGTATTGATCGACCCTGAccggaggtgagggggggggggggggggtaaaacccGGGTGAGGCAACAGGGCCTCAGAACCAAGGTTTCACTGAAGCCACCGTGAGGTGACCAAAACCTTTAGATAAGAGATGGGATCAGAGGTCAGACTGAAAGTCACATGACTGCTGGACCAGCCAGAACCTGCCTGTAGAACGAGACAGAACCTGCCTGTAGAACGAGACAGAACATACCTGTAGATAGCGACAGGTTCTGTCTCGTTCTGCAGGTAGGTTCTACCTGTAGAACAAGACAGAACCTGTCTGGAGAACGCTACCTGTAACACTTTACACGTGGATCTGACTGGACCCGTTTCAGCCCTGGCTGgtctcaggtcagtctggaaTGGACCGTTTGATCCGTTATCTCAGTGCAGGGAAAGATTTCAACATCTGGGCTCATCGGTTCGGACATGGTTCCATGACGGCACCAGCCCAGACAGAGGACCCGGTTCTGGTGTGGTTACTGATCCGACACCGACTAATGATGGGTTCTGCAGGGCAACAGCTCAGAACTGGACGGAGACATTAAACGTTGGACATTCACCTCCGTCGATGGAACGTTTGCAGCCGGTCCCACTCAGAACATCCGAGGAGACACGGGCCCATTCCGGTTCTGGAGCAGGCGAGTTGGCTCCGGGTTTGTTTGCGACCGGGCCGAGGTTCTCGATGTCCCTGGACGGGCCGGGAGGCTTTTGTTTGCTCGTCCTTGGAGCTGATAACGGTCAGATTACGACTGAATGAACCGCGGTCCCTTCACCCGGAGGCGTGGCCTCTGCAACACAGGGTGGCTGAATGCACACCTGCTCAGGTAGTCGCCGGGGGCCAACAGcgccagcgcccccccccccggtgaattAGTGTTTTATTAGCCTCCAACAGAAATAGAgtcacaacaaaacacacgGAGAGaagtttcacttttattccACTGACGTTAAACgaaccagaggggggggggggggatctaacAATGGTGATTGATGCAAATAGGAAAGCCTGTAAAAAGACGAGGGCCGGTCTTTACggggggaggaggtgaggagcgGCGGGGGGCACCAGGTGAGCAGCGACCAATCACTGAATTAACCCTAGCCTGGCCGGAGTAAAACGTGCTGCTCCTGAGTCCATGAGCTCTACCGGCGttagccgccccccccccccccccccccgacgatCCAGGTTACACAGCAGAAAGGGACGGACATTGTTCATCAGTAAAAAGACGGCGAGCGTTTTCCTGCTAAGATCAGAACCTACGAGAAAAACAAACCGCTGAAGGACGACAAAAACCATCTTCCCTGggggtcccccccccactgaaggAATAGAATACTGCACTGAGGGAAACAAAGGACGTCCACCGGGCGAGGGTGGAGGGCAGCAGATGGGGGCCGTCAGGCTCTTCCTGCTCCCGTGCTCCCGCCGCCGTCAGCGGCACCATTTACAGACGGGGGCGTGGCCCATCCGGTCGCTGTACAGTCTCAAACCGTCCAACACGCCGCCCTAGTCCACGCCCTCGAAGCCCTGGGCGTTCTCCACCGCCAGGAGGAGCTTCTCTCTCAGGTCTTCGAAGGATTCGTACGTGGGCAGATCCAGGCGGTTGAaactgggacagacagaacaCGTGGAAAAATCAAACCGACAGCACGGAGGGTTTCATGCTAAGCTAGCAGCAGGGCTCGATGGACGTCTGCCGGCGGGTCCCGTCTCAACTGTTGGACAGAGTTGGACATAAATCTTGCAGGTCTCCGGACGCGTTCCGGTAACTTTGTGATGTCTTTGCGGTTTTAAGAGGACAAACATACTCCTGCTCCCCTTTAGCAGCTCTGTGTTTATAGCCAAGTAGcacatgctagcatgctagcccGCTAATCTAAGACGACTGTCCTTGCTCAGCACTgacatgttagcatgctaaggTTAGCACTGAGGGTGACTGTCGATGCCCACTTGCTTTCTCACTGTGTgcgtgcatatgtgtgtgtgtgtgtgtgtgtgtgtgcgtgcgtgcgtgtcgtACCATGTGTGAGCTCTTGGTAATTTGTCCGGCGTCCCCCACTGCTCGATTGTGAACAGCTGAGGTCCGTTCGAACCTGG
The nucleotide sequence above comes from Brachionichthys hirsutus isolate HB-005 chromosome 19, CSIRO-AGI_Bhir_v1, whole genome shotgun sequence. Encoded proteins:
- the alpk2 gene encoding alpha-protein kinase 2; this encodes MTGVRVPTRDPYWAVQKSQAERPPVPTQRHSSVGPSGTAASPGGEPVPGSTSSEADVLVIINEEDPKILNIIETDREGLDAPAEPTEEPSADGLCEDKRTIAQPEAKRSPAPAGGGKDSSTGRLLATQTPTGSKELGENRQPGLDPNVLTIAQSGSAGFAGTSVPRGVGGQNADDDCENPSPRGRPASGAGGALTIEDIHHLGRVLANVAAVPSDRFFCSESGRVGVITLELNDPFVPRTAKPEFRFLWNKTAGRMPHKSHKSTSEGRTRPRKDPPAGHQHGGQARHASKKQDPHPPSKEKQTGPTGPQDTEAGPAAAGRAEKVPAKPHGKKQQQGAKGAPASPAEEDKAQNAAAAAALASQLPQANAKGQPPRTDAPPKGFPSLLSEDAKRRRLSDQKFGKIFSVFESKLQKPEVSVQSKGAEPKAAGPPPKKAYSEVVKQKAPPKEGAEPKVVTAIQVQAVGGDPQSLSLWCRFSAVLSQHTVTWSRDGVVLSAIKRRAGDESRSSLVVSNASHKHLGKYQCHLSGPRGGVALDYLLTCDVLSETVVPPGHASSAAPVPREDEDVRCSQLLFKDDFLSDQSFGENLPVSIITEKVHFGEGMHRRAFRTKLHAGQAALRLPGDAGVLKVHNAISYGTKNNEELLQKNFSLAVEECRVQNTARKYMQAYRSAAQALEAFGDVPEIIPVYLVHRPSNHVPYATLEEELIGDFVKYSVKDGKELTLRRRASEAGRKCCSFQHWVHRQTGGHLLVTDMQGVGMRLTDVGIATSRKGYQGFRGNCSASSIEQFRALHQCNQYCELLGLEHLTPPAPPTSKKKA